A stretch of DNA from Trichoplusia ni isolate ovarian cell line Hi5 chromosome 9, tn1, whole genome shotgun sequence:
GTCACAATCagtttcaataaatacataaaccCTGTGTCAATACAAGAAGTACAAAGTGACTAAACCTAAAACGAATACTAAAGAAACTCAAATAAATTGTGCAATAACAACACTTGACTATTTATGCCTTTGTCCTGATTGTATTGGCACAGACAGATTGATTAGTTAGTGGAAGTGATGCACTTATCAACATATTCACAATTACACTAGCAGTCAGTAGTCACAGAGGGCGCTGCGGGCGCCGCTTACACGTTGCTGTGCGACACGACGAGCCACGACAGGATGAAGTAGAACAGGCAGATGGGGTACACGGCTAATGCCTTCTTGCCGTCCGGCTGGCTGTCGCCTAGGAACTTTGTAGCGGCTGCGGAAAAAGacacatatattatacactAGAATATTTAGTACTTTTGGACTATATCCATTGAATGGACGGAGCGAGGTCTCCGCGTAagagaagcatttgtgtgatttacgAATGTTTGTCAAgtgtagtaataaaaaaaacgaaaaaaaatatctattgttaaaatatcaaatatttgttatagttttatgAAAAGCTATGGGTTTACGAGCAGATGTATTTGATCAAACAAATTGCGTTACATTTAACTCTATGACGCTCCGTCGCCGCGTCGTTGACAATAGGATGTCGGTACATAAAACAGCGTTATGTTTATGTATTGTTAGATATTTGCGTAACAATGTAGgctttatcattaaaattataatgtagaCTATAATATAGCTCTGCCACATTACATTAAACATTGGTTCTTGGCTAAGAAAAGATCAGATATGAGTTAACTAATTCTACaacaaattaagaataaaatactaataatactaAGGATACTTTTTGATCACCAATTCGTCACAAAAGACCTGTATCATTAATGGTAAAAATATCGTAACACATGGGCCCATTATGATgccaaattattaatatttatttttaaacatgaaaattatatattttttttgtttaaatcccGCGACATTTAGATAAATTCCTGACTGTAGGAGACGTTTGTAAAGCAAGAGAATCcgataaattaaactttctcACCAAAAGTGGCCCACATGAATCCGACCATGGATATGACGAGCCTCAAGAAGAACAGGAAGGTGGTCTGTGTGGTGAACAGTATGATGCGACACAAGACCAGCGACAGCGCCACCGGGAACATGCAGTAGCCCAGCACGCACACCGACTGGAAGAACGATCTGGGGACAAATTAGAACATACGTTTTAATTTCAATCAACGTGAAGATACTTTGtatgggtatttttttaaatataaatatgtaaaaatataataatgcggacaacatcacaatcattgttctgaacccaaagtaagtagctaaagcacttgtgttatggaattcaaatacaacgaaggcaccacaaacacccagacccgaccggggttcgaacccgggaACTCAGaactagcgacaccttgaaaccggtgcgtacgccactcgaccacggaggttgtcAAAATAACTCAATCTTGAATCCTTACTACAGTCATATATTAGTAACCGGGTATAATAGTTTTACTAGCTTATCTTTGAGTTAAAAAACGTTATCTGTACTGTTCTTACAAATTAGTATCAATGATTGCAcgaactaattttattttacaaaatacttattttgccGTTATTTCTTACTTTAGCACACAGAATTCAATACCTTGTTTACAAAACGCTGTTATCCAATACGCTAAgcacaataaaactttattttacaacatCATTCATAgctataattaaacaaagaaagtgtgtaaaacattttcaatctaAAATCGTGACTATTaaaatgtgtgaaaataaatagtacGGACAATAATATGGATTAACAGTTAGGATTGTTTCTAATCCGATTTTATGtacccgtgggatcattttcactTGTAGCGGGGGAAGCCGATCGTAATAGCTAGTGTTAAATAAAGGCTCAATAGCTGCTGATGATACATCAGATTTGATACCAGAGCTACACAGACACACAATAAATTGCAAGTCTTATGATATTTATCATTACGAATGAGTACTATAAAGTTATTACTTACATATTGCCTCCCAAGAGTTTGGAGTTAATTGTGACAACAGCGGCCCCTATCCAGACTAGTACGAAGACTTCAGCGAACTCGGGGCCGCCGTCGTTAGTGTTGTCAGCTGCTTCTGTACCCTGCAGGATCGTGGCCATCAGGGTGCAGAGCAACAGAGGGCCCCATAAGTCCCCTGGAAACAATAACACATATCTTTAAAGGactgtttgaattttattgtctCTGTAGTCTGATCACTTTTTACTTGTTGTCAGTTTACACTTgcacaaaataattgaaactgtTACAAGATtgctaaatacaaaaataaaaacatttaggtaTTAATCTAGAAGAGTTTTTAGTACACAATACATTCATCTATTTGAATTCATTAAGATACGccaataagtaaattaaatcaattatgaaaAGGTTATATGTCAAACATGCAGCACTGAAAAATCATGGGTGACACAAACAAAAGCAAAGCTGATTCTATGAAATAAGAATACTAATTTAACATTAACGTGTCTTGATAACTAATGGAAAACACTAATATTAgaacaatgataataaaagaTAGAGatctaaacattaaatattaatatagggACATAACTGTAATctaagttaaacaaaataataaaaaaataactcacaTTCTTTTAACAAACTAGACTTCTCTCTAGGGAGTAGTACATGGTAAAATTTATTTCCCACTGCTCTCAGATCTCGAagctaaaaattataaataatgagtaTTAATGATTTGATACAGCATCCTTAGTATCCAAATCTTAAGGTTTTCTAGCCAGTTTGACTATTGAAACAATTCAGCATCAAATTCATGCAACTACAGAACtggtttattaaatacaaaataaatattttgtggtgTGAATACTGTCTGCGTATCCTTTTTAGGATGAGTTATTGTTGAGTGGGTGGGTGTTTATATATGTCAGTAGCCAGTCAATAGCCTGTGAAACAAAGATTGATTAACTAAAGTGAGGGTTgtttatcaaaaaagaaaaaaaaacactggtTTAATGCTACTACTATGAcaatatcttaaataataaagctaaCAATCATGTATTTGAAATTTTCTGAAACTGAAAATGGACTTAATTGTTATTGTCAAAGGTTCCAAAATGGCTGATCAATACCAAAGTTAGTAAAGCTGGTTAAAACTTTATGAGCTATTAGTTGATTTTAGTGTTATGGTTAACCAGACATTGTGGTAAGTAGCTTTGTTAAAAGAATAAATTGATCACAATGTGTATAGGAAACTAGGTGAGTCTATCTTTGTTAAATAGCCATATTAATGTCTGAACGAAGTTGTTACAACAACAAGCACTTATAACAAACTATTCTGTATCAAACAAATCTTACACTTTAATAATAGTTATCATCAGCAAAGCAGTTTAAATGAATTTGCTCTCTACCCACACATACACTAGGGCCATATTTCTCCATGATCATTGAGTCACACAGATTTTAAAACCACTCTATGTTACAATGATAACTAGTTAAGtgtctatattttgtttattgcttaTATTTATTCTAACCCAATACATACCtagcatatttattttaaaccaaaaagAGACTTCTGTTGTAAGTTTgttatcattaatatttaattatgataattaaatatatctttaaagtgaaatcaaatatatcaattaaaaaaaaaaattgactgaGAAAAATGTTGTCAGTGTCTTTACAATTGTTTGCATTGTTTTGCCAGACAGAATGTTTGCCAAAACcaacaaactatttttaaagctaTACTTCTTGTGGATTTAAGTAGTATAACAACCCCTACATAATTAGACTACCCAACCCAATAATAATGATATCTCTTTAAGGCTCCACCCAAactcatacataaaaaaaaacttcaaattggtccagccgtttaagaGTAGTTCAGAGACATACATAGGTTCAGTAGAACTATAATGTtaacataaattgttttatatctaaACTATCATAGGTACTGGTAAAATTAGTTTACCAATTACTAAGACTAATTCAACTGAAATTAGTAGTATTTGTgtaaacttacataatatataggtataggtacttaaatttgattttatacttACAAAGGTTTCTTTAATGGGCTCGTCAAGTGTGTTAAATTCCATGCTGTCTCCAGATGGCATACCCCGGGTAGGTATGTTCATCTCTCCCTCAACAACACCAACATCCCCGGCAGGgtacatctaaaataaaataaatcacacaGTAAACTCTTAGGccataaaaaacataacaaatacaaaactgGTTTCCTCCAGTAAAAGATATGTTtctaatacaaaaatgaaatactcaatttataattacaatgcGTATAGGAAAAACGTGTTCGGGTAccgtaattaaaaaacaatcacaattaTTACTTGGTGTTAAGAACTCATAGATTACAGTGAATAAACCTATGACTCATTGTTAAAGGCTATTGACATAGCAGTTGTAACTCAATATCATGTCCTAATTACACGTTAATATCATTTTTCATGATCTAATTAACGATTTTCTGTAGTAAAAAGGTGTTTCAGCATTGATTGTAGGTGGAACCGATGTTTATATAGATTCTTTCAAGACTcgtatgttttattcattttcaaagaTACATATAGAAACTTACATCATATTTTGTGTCGAATGAAGtcataatcaattttaattctgCACTTTTTTAACAcagtattttaacaataaaataaataaactccaACACATCAAATACTATTGAAGAATaattgacatttttaatttaatattgccaCATGAAATTATTTGAGATAGCGTTTAGAAATTCCAATGACATTTgaaatttcataaaagttttagaagctaaacataaaaaacatggttggatttaaataaataataagtaaataacattcattattaaaataactacacTTAGTATGTACATTTGGAaacatatttaactaaaatgcctattaatacaaaattaaaattacgtacTATTTACAACGCGTCAAAAAAGGCCTGATCATTCCTTTAAAAGTCAGGAAATCCCGAAAGATGGCACTAAATGTTATCAATTTGCGTTCAATTTCTTTGTACATTCATTTGGCAAAACGCAACAATTATCTTTATTCTATAGTCTATGAAAGCCTGTCAATGTCAAACGATTGTCTATACTTAGCCTATCATCGGTCATGTCAGATCATAGATTTAGAATTACATAGATGTGACACTCATCTTACCATAGACATAACGAACGAGACAAATAATCCAAGATTCTGCTAAGTGCAAAAGAGAcgcatatattattttttgtccctTTCACCGTCcctgcttttttttgtttgacttgatTAAGATGAGTTAAACattgtgtgacgtcatagcGCTGTGCTGCTGAGAATTCTTgagttttcaattgaaattagTTCGTTAATCTTATATAAAACACAAGTTTTTAATCTAGGAATATTCCATCACTAGTATTATCATGGTGCAGTGTTATGTTTTAGGCTGTAAAAGCCGCactgaaagaaaaattgaaaacataaccTTTCATAtgtaagttaaaaattaaacctttataCTGCAGTAATTAAGTGTTCAAATAGTAAATATGGTTAGTTATAATCACTAGTGTTCTCAATTGCATGGGAAATACGTTCCATCATTACAAAATCGAATCAACAAATTCGTGTTTATCTTTGTATTAACCGACTATTACAGAATGTCATCAGAGTCCACGTCAGTGATGATTTTATGCGACATTTTAATTTAGCCGGGTTTCAACCATTTTAGGGATACcacttaaatttcaaataaattacccACTTTCGTgggaaaattattgttttcaaatcatCAAATCGGCTTAGCCTTTTGTTTTGAAGTCAACAAAATATATAGCTTATTGGgttctgttatttaaataattaaatgtaaggtaataatttgtttctaataaAATGTGACTTTAGATGATGCTTTATTTCACAATTTAGCATAATTTTTCACTTGTATCCAAATCTTGCCTTTCTCAGGTTTCCTAAAGATGAGATTGTTCGAGCCATGCCATCATACTCTCGCGTTTGTTCGAACCATTTTGagactaatttatttcgcaaaaCTGCACATAGAGTTTATTTAGATAAGTTCCAAGCAGTTCCAAAGTTGTTTATACATGTAAGCTTGATATATTCAAAACTTCTTTTTGTACCTACTTTGGTTTTGTAAATcaagttaattataatgtatcttTCTTACAGAATGAAGCTGAAGTTGATAAATTTCAACACGGCACAATGTTAATGGTAAAtctttttaaagcaaaaacttctgtaataagttattttttggtTGATCAGGCTAATAAATACCATCCACAAGAAAAAAATGTGTGGAATGTAGGATTCAATACCGAACAGTCACATAGTATACAGTAATGTGTACTGGGTGAAacttattatctttatttgtaatttatgtcAAGAAAGGGGTTTTTTGGGGTGCcaggcagaaaacctcctcgcgTGCCTGGtggctgctggtcccttacggatacgtccggggggaagagcagtcactgtgccggtgcaccctgggcacgcataatAATTGTCTGGCGACTTGGCGGcgattgttgtgcgtggcgaatttctgccgcggAATCTGTTAGGGACTTATATTTATCgcgctattttgttttttatttttatttcaggatcAGCAACAGAGTGTTATTCCCAATAGTTCCcaacataataatgaaattgcCAATCCTGTAATTGCCATTAATTGTACGACCGACCGTAACAAATGAATTGACGATGAGAAAGTTCTCCAGGAGATGTCCCCTTTGGAGACGAACATTATTCCAGAAGATCATGATTATATTGCTAATCCCACAATTTTAAcggaattttcaaaatcaataatcGTGTACATAGCCGGTTTTGttgtaaaatcattaaaaacacaaCTAACCTGTGTCCTTTTTAATATCTGATAATAAAGAGAAAACCACTCTTCAGTACAAAAAAGACAAGGTTGGTCTACATTACCCATCAATATCAGTAGTAAAGCTTTGTGAAATATCAGAAcaaatttttaagaaatttaatatgttaaaaaataagGATACGCTTAATTTTCTTCTGCAGCAGtgcttaaaaaaatgtgtgggacataatttttttaatgatcacCTAAATAATAATGAGCATTTTAGAACCAACCATCAttacgtattattaattaaagcaatatgtaaaaagtatttgaaagtaagactatattattttactaaaaatataccaaaaaaagaaaaaatatccgAAATCTCTATACCAAACTTGTATTATCTAAggacaataaaaaattaaaactattcttgTTTTTTACTGCTACCTACGTCTTTCCCCGTGTGTCAATTTTCGTTGGAATTTTATGGTCTCATGCCatgaattcaaatttaaagacgacgatgaataaaattatttttgggggAAAATGTCACGTATCATGGTAACATTGTTTTTGCATGTACTTTTATTGTTGTCCCTTACGGGTGAACGCGCATGTCAAATCTATGTGATTCTTTATCTAAGTGTCAGATTCAGCAATATCGATTGTTTGGTTcctgtaaataattttgaattcttGCATGGTAgcaatttaattatactgtTTTGATAAAACTCCAGTGCTTTCATTCAGTGCACTTCAAGATATCTCAACGATTTAAGCTTATGGTTTTCGTA
This window harbors:
- the LOC113497220 gene encoding protein YIPF6 translates to MTSFDTKYDMYPAGDVGVVEGEMNIPTRGMPSGDSMEFNTLDEPIKETFLRDLRAVGNKFYHVLLPREKSSLLKEWDLWGPLLLCTLMATILQGTEAADNTNDGGPEFAEVFVLVWIGAAVVTINSKLLGGNISFFQSVCVLGYCMFPVALSLVLCRIILFTTQTTFLFFLRLVISMVGFMWATFAATKFLGDSQPDGKKALAVYPICLFYFILSWLVVSHSNV